A window of Hordeum vulgare subsp. vulgare chromosome 5H, MorexV3_pseudomolecules_assembly, whole genome shotgun sequence genomic DNA:
gtgctgcttaTTTATAAAATCAACTGCTTTATCTATTAATGTATTCCTCTTGCAATTGTTAATGCAATATTGCAACAGGGAGTAACTTTGCCTGGAATAATACAGATAATATACTTGCTGAGAGCCTCAGACCATACATCTTCGAAACTTGATAGATATTCAGTTAACACTAGAGTATTTTGAACACGAATTACATCAAAGCATAAGGCTTACCGAGAATAGAGAAGAATAGCATAAACCCAGCGGAAATCTGCACCACACGCCGGCTACCAACACGTGTCAAACCTAGCAGCCCAGCATTTTCCCTGTTCCAGAACAGTGAAAAATATATTCAGTATTCAGATCACACTATAAATATATATAAACACTGCAAGAAACAATCGTCTGTAATCTACTTACACAGATACAGAGCACCCATTAGCCGTTCCAAATAAGCCGGCCAGCAAAATGCCAACCCCCTAGATAAGCACACAAACAAATGAAGGTAAGAAGATGCTTACAAGTCCCTTCAGTGTTCAGATAGACTAACTGCAGGGCAATGGAGGAGTTCAGATGTTACCTGCCAACCGATGCCACGACTCATAATAGAAGGAGGGCATGGCGTTGCACTGGCATACCGTGAAACCGCAATGAAAGCACCAGTAGACTGCATTGCAAAACATGGAGTGTTTATTCAGTCAATACTCAATGTTTTTCAATGTGGAAATGCTGCGTATCTGTCTAAACATCATCAGCTATCCACAATACCTCCACAAGAGCAACAAAAGCAGCTGCCATCATGGCAAAGCATTCACCAGCATCAAAAGTTGGTGCTCCCCACTGGAATGGGTATGGTACAGTTATCCTGCAGATTGTAAAGCAATGGTCTGCTCAATAGCTGAATCCCTCCAATGTAAATTGCAGAAACCATTCATAATATGAATACAGTAATTCAGTCATGCCCTTTGAAATTTACCAGGGAGCGCCCCCAACAAGGCCGGATCGATCGGTGCGGCAGTGGAACTGGGTTTTGGGAGCAGCATTCTTGTACGCCCCGCCAACGGTGAGGAAGAACGCGTAAAGCCACACGATAGCCACCGACATTATGACGGCGAACCGCTCGAAGGCAGTCCCCAGCAAAGGCACCAGATGAGGTATGTACTGCAGATAAAATTGTGTAACGATCATAAGGCTTCAGACATCGTTAGTAAAAGGTGACCATCCTGATGATGCACTGCACGTACCTGGGAAAGAGCCACCAGCAGTATGATCTCTGGAAGACCGATCTCGATGCATTTCGCAACCTACATATAACAGATTCATACAGTTATGTTATTGTTATCCCACTGTCGTCTAACTACAGCCTGACATAATTCAGAAGTGCAGATTTGTGTATGCGCAACATAAAAAGTCTTACACTTGGGAATCCAAGCTCGTAGAGCCCGAATCCGACGAGCGCGACGAGGGGCGCCGCCGACAGCGGGCTCAGCAGCCTGCAGCATCACCAAGAAGCACAGGGGTTATCACAAATTTGGTACACCGATGGAGCCAAACACTTGGAACCGGAACCCCTCTGTCTGTCAGGGAACCGGGGAGGGGAAGGGGGAGACGGACCTGACGACAATGCGCCAGAGGCCGCTGAAGCCCATGATGATCTGGAGCGTGGATGCGACGATGAGCGCGCCCTGCGTGCCCCGCATGGTGCGGAGGAACTTCTCGTGGGGGTCGGCGATGCCGCTGTACCTGGCGGCGAGGACGATGGAGATGGTGGGGGCGACGAAGGTGTAGGATCCCCCGATGACGGCCGGCAGGCGCGTGCCGAGGAAGCTCTGCAGCAGCGTGTTGATCCCGGCGACGAAGAGCAGCGTCTGCACCACCCGCGCCTTCTCCTCCTGCGTGCATCGGATTTGGTGGTTCGCCCACCGTGAGGCCGTGCGCCGGCAGAGGGgaggggaagagagagggagagggggagggggggaCGTACGTTGCCGCCGCCCATCTGGGGGACGAGCGCGGTGGGGATGATGACGGTGGTGCCGAGCATGACGAGGTAGTGCTGGAAGCCGAGCAGGATGGCCTCCGCTGCATCGTGGGagccagcagcaacagcaacggcAGCATTTCAGTTCGGGGAAGTCGGTTGCGGGAGATCCGGAGCGCGTACGTTTCGAAATTAAAGCGCAACGGCCGGCGGCCGCTAAGGTCGCAACGGCCAGTTGAAAGCAAGCAATGCAGGGGTAGGGGTAGGGGACGGGGGTACTCACGCCATGGGGGCGGGCTGGTGAGGCAGTAGGAGACGGCCGGCAGCTGGTCCCTCACCGCGTGCGGCTGCAGCTCCTCCTGCTtcggcggcggcgcggccatCGCAGTCCGCTCTCTCGGTGTCTGCCGTCAGTCGGCCACGGCTCGTGCGCGGGGGTGGGTCGCCTCCTTCCTTGCTTGCTTCCTCGGGACCTGGGAGGCGGCAGAGCAGAGCAGGTGTGCAGTGCAGGGCAAGCGAAGTGGAGCGGAAAGCGACCCAGGTGAGAGGGATGGGAGTGGGAGTGGGGGTGGTGGCGTCCTCGAGATGGGGGCGGTGATTTGTAGGAGTGGAGTGGAgtggagtggggaggcgcacgcgCTGCAGGCAACGGTCGCCCACCCAGCCTCCCTCCCCGGTGCCAAGGCCAGTCCACTCCTTGGACCTGACCCTtttctaaagaaaaaaaaagtcGGTTATTTCTCTCTCGCTGCTGCTGGTACCGTGGCACGTGCGATGATGGATGGAAATTTACTCGCTCGGCACTGGTGCGGAACGTGGAATTCATTGCGATCCcggtccttccttccttccctcccTCCCGGAGGGTACCTGTGCTGGTTACTAACTGTTTACCCGTGAAATGGTCCTGCGACGCCGTTTCGGTGCCAGCGCCAGTGTGAGTGTGAATGCCAACTTGCCGCGCACCGGCGGCGAAAGCTCGGGGTGACTGACTCCGCGCCGACTCGGCAGCGCCATGGGCACACGTCGGACGGACGGGCGGTGAAAGGGAAAGGAGAAAGCATCTTTTCATCTCCCCCTGTGTCTGCCTAGCTCGCACATGCACGGAGGCACGGAGCCACCGACGCGGCGACGACCGCTCAGGCCgactcgtcgccgccgccgcctttaCTTCACGCGAGGCTCGTATGCGCGGTGTTTGCTTGCCGGTTGGTGAAGCCGTACGTAACACTTATCACCGCGCGCGGCGCGGTCGTCCACTCCACCAAGGTGGAAACACGCATCGCACGCCTAGGAGACTAGCTAGGGTTACACAATGCAACCCTCAGATATACtgtactttttttttctttcttagtAATATGTGTCTCATTTATATtatattataatataaaataccaAAGCACAAGTCATATAAAGACCGGCGTGACAAAACTGGAAAGATAGAACAACATCTTTGAGTTCGACATCGACGTCCATCACCTCCCTCCGACACCATCACAGCAGCCACCGAAGAAAAGAATGACGCATCACCTTCTCACCCGAGCTCGACGCAACTCCATCGCTGATATGCAGCTTTGCGGACCTCCGAGATGGCTCATCAAAAGTGAAGACCTTATCGATCATTGAACGAATCAGGCCGAGGCAACACCCCGGACACGTCATCGAACTGCACACCTGACACCCCATCACGACTAAGACGTcgaaggaggaaaccatacctgcCATCCACGAATCATGAACCCAGCACACGTTTCGCCTTTCAGATGCCGTCGATGCAGACCACAATCTGCATTCGCTCCTGGACTACCTCCCAAGCTCTGCGTCGACGCTGGAGCAAACGTCGTCGCAACGATGGAGCCCGAGGACACAGGCCCACCACGAGGATGCCGCCGTCGCCACGCCATCCTTGCTTGAACAGACTGGTTTCCATATCCATCCCCAACCATAGGACCGATGGCCTCATGAGGGAAGGATCCGTATAATCTTTATTCAGCGTCGTCATCACCCCTGCCGAAGCAAAGACGATGAACAACCTAAAAACCTAGACTGCAAGGACTAAAAATGATCCACACGCATGAATCCGACGACTCTCCTCACCATCGGCGATCGAAGTCGCCGGCGAAGGAGAGCCATCGAAGAACAACGCTGGAAGATTGTCCTCTCCTGATGGCGGCTAGCATTTCAGCCGCCAGGGGAAGAGAGGAAAACAATTAGTTTCCCTTAGATTGGCTTGACGTAACTCTCGATATACTAATCAGGGTGTAAAATACACCTATATATCATGTATGATACGTGACTCAACCTTAACCTATACAAGGAATAATAGGTTGGCTTAGACTACAAAAAATATTACACATCGTATATTCAACACCCCCTCCCCCCCTTCTCCGGTCGTCGTGGCAGTCGAAGCGTCGCGGGAGACACAGAGACTGGATTGAAATTCCACAGATGTAGAAGCAGGCAATCCCTTGGTCATCACACCAGCCAAATGTTTTGCCGTCGGAACATGGAGAACACGAATGTGTCCAAGAACGACATGTTCGCGAACAAAATGAATATCGAGCTTGATGTGCTTCCTCCGATGATGATCAACGGGGTTGACAGAAAGATAGATGGCGGATACATTATCACAGTATATCATCGTAGCCTGTGAGACGCCATGATGTATCTCATGGAGTAGCTGTCGAATCCATGAGCACTCGACGACAGCATTGGCTACAACTCGGTACTCTGCCTCCTCAGTAGAGCGCGATACCGTAGGTTGTCATTTAGACGACCACGAAATGAGGGAAGGATCAAGGTAGACACAGTAGATGGAGGCAGAGCACCGCATGTCGGGGTAACCTGCCCAATCAACATCGGAGTATGCCATCGTGCCAGTTGAAGGAGACATCGTAATGTCAGACCATGAGCCAGAATACCACGACTGTAGCAAAGAATCCGTTTCACCATGGTCCAGTGAGAGTCTCGAGGAGAGTGTATGTGGAGACACACCTGTTGAACGGCATACTGCAAATCTGGCCTGGTGAGCGTCAAGTACTGGAGAGCCTCAACGATGGAAAGGTAAAAAGGAGCATCCGTAGCTGGGGATCCATCAAATGCGGAGAGCTTGTCCTTCGTATCAACAGGAGTGACAACATGATGGAAATTGAGCATGCTAACACGCTCAAGCAACTCGTGAGCATACATCTGTTGATGAAGGAAAAACCCATCAGCTCACCGAACCACCTCGATGCCGAGGAAATAGTGCAAGGGGAGCAAGTCCTTAATAGCAAACTCAGCGCGCAACCGAGTGGTGATCTGGTGAAGCAGCTCTGCTGAAGATGATGTTGGGATGCTATGTCGACATAGAGCAAGAGGTATGCAGTTGCACAGCCATGATGGTGCACAAACAATGAGGCGTCTGAGCGAGTGACACTGAACCCAAGCTCCTGAAGAAATGCGGCAATATGCTTATACGAGTCAAGGGGTGTTTGCTTGGGTCCATAGAGGAAACGAGAGAGCAAACACACGTGGTCTAGATGGGTGGCATCGACGAAACCAATAGGTTGCTGACAATAAACCTGTTCGGCAAGATGACCACGGAGGAACACGTTGGATACGTCCATCTGATGTACCGGTCATGCACGAGAAACCGTAAGCTGGAGAACACTGTGGATCGTGCCCGGTTTGGCCACTAGTGCAAATGTCTCGGTGATGTCAACACATGCGCGCTTACGGAACCCATGAACCACCCAACGAGCCTTGTACCTCTCAAGAGTGTCGTCCGGACGAGTTTTATGATGGGTGACCCATTTCCACCGATTACATTGGGATGACGAGGTCGAGGAACGAGCTGCCAAGTAAGGTTCCACTAAAGAGCGTCGAACTCTTCCTGCATTGCAGCGAGCCAGTGAGGGTCACGAAAAGTGGCTCGAGCTGACGATAGGAAAGGTGACGGTGCGGAGGCAGCAAGAAGATACGCATCGCTGGAGTACCGCCTACTCGGGCAATGAATCCTAGCCCGGGAGCGAGTCATCACGTGACGTGGTGGCGGAGCCGGtggtcccgacgtgtcgacgggtGATGGTGGTGGCGAAGATCCCGTCGTGGCCAAGTCATCCGTGGCCGACGAAGCACCGATCGGGTCGGAGCCGGTGACGGAGCTCGCCGTGTTCGCTGTCGTGGCAGCCGAACCGGTAATAGTGGAGGGCGCCGAGGACGTCGAGTTCGCTGTTGTGGCAACAAAACCGTCGATAGAGGCCACAGAGTCTTTTGATTGCATTGGCTAGAGCATGCACTTCTACATGGTATCGGTTTCTTCCCTCGATCCCGAAAGCTTCCGCCTTCCAACCGCCCGCCGTCGCTCCTCTCGGCCACCGGCGCCGCCGCTATCCCCTGCCGCCACTGCCCATCCTCCCAGCCGCCGCATCCCCACCTCCTCCAAAACCCTAAGCCACGAACCCTAGCCATGCACATGGCCTCGCCACATTCCTCCCTCTCTTTCGGCTCGAACCCCGAAGCACCACCCGCCACTCTCATTTGTGATCTCAACATCGATAATCATGTCCGGATGACCCTAGATCACTCTACCGCGACCTATTGCGCATGGAAGACATATTTCTCTTTGGAGTTCCCTGAGTATTATTTTCAGGATCACATGCTTGGCGATGATGAGTGGACGACCATCCACGCGACCCTCATTTGCGTCCTTGCGGGCGcccacgcatgcatgcatgcatgttccAAACATAACCCCGTGTCCGTGCGTACTCACGGCCGTTTGATGAAACATGTGCATGGGGTCTGGATTCTGATGATGCGTGTGAAATTTAATAGCTGGGTGGTCGACGCAGGGTCAAGGCGCAGAGCCCGTCGGTGTCCCGGCACGCTGGGGTCATGGGAACTGATTCTGCGTGGCCGTGCTCATCACATCAGACCGATCGACCCCGCACATGTTTTGTGAAACCATTTCGAGTCCGTTTGCGCATGGGCCGACGATCTCTTCTGTTGCGGACGGCGCGGCGGTCTCGCTCTTTTCAGACACAATCATACCTACTCATGAGAAAACCAAATCTTCgttgttagagcatctacaatcggTGCCTCAAATTCATCTCTCATACATCAACTATCTGTTCAGTTCAATGATCAGACATGAGAAAAAATAATAACTCAATCAAACCTTTTGTATCATCTTTATACATTTAGATTGTCCACGAACCTTTATATTAAGAATTAAGAATAAATATAAAAGGGATACAAGGGCCTACGGACGCGCTCATGTGCACACATTCCGTCATGTAGGACGCGGCATCATCTCAGACCATATtatcttttcttctttctttctcttcATCTTAATCAATCATGTGCAAATAACCGGGCATATGAAAAATAAATTAGAAAATATGATTGAACGAACGGACAAATAAGAACTCAAAACCGGCATGTACAGTTACTAAATTGGCATACTTGCGGACTTTTAAGGTGTCATATTTACGAAGTTCGGTTGCAGTTGCTCTTACTCACTAGTCACTTCCTATAATAACCTCAAGGCAGTGGGAGAAGGTCAAGGAGACGGAGTGAGTTAAGCTAACCGACCACGCACCCTCCTGGCCGGCTCATGTAAATTCCCGTCAAAATACTACAGCCAGCATAGCATGGAAGTGATTGGTCATTCGATCATGATAGCGCCACAAAGATATGTTAGTCTTCGTTGCCAAAGCGAGGAGGGTTAAACAGTACGGGTACGAGTACTATGAGTCAGCGGGTGACCCACACGGCGACTTGGACCCCATCGAAATGATCCCCTCCCCCACATGGGCTTTTGATTAACTTAACCACAAAGAAAGGTACGCTGGCTGCACGCACGCACGCCGCAAGCAAAGGATCTAGGGAACCTCCATCCCTTCCTcttgttttctctcttcctcgcCCCACTTTATTCAATCTGCTGAGCTGCATCTCCCCAGGATGGATCAACTATCGCCGCAAAGAATCATCAGGCGCGCCGACACGGTTTTCAGCTCCAACTtcaccgtcatcatcatcatataaTAACAATCCGAGTTCTGAGGTCTTAAAGGAGTAGGTTATTAGTTCTGCGGTGATTCGGCATGGACAAAATCTCCATCATGGCATGTGTATGGTGAGTTGCGTTCATGGTGGTGTGGCAGGGAATAAAGACGTTGGCAGCCACCTGCAAATACCAAACCTCTGTCGCTCCTCCTCAATAAATTATTTCCTATACGCTACCCTTTTTACCTTCTTAGGATGGCCATGGACTGGGGCGAGCACGTAGTACAATCTGCCGGATCGTGCATCAACGCCGCAGATGTATATTCTAATAAATCTGATACTAACGTCTCTCTTGAGCAACAGACTGAACGGCATGTTACCAAGGAAGTACGTATCATGTGCAAACAAGCAcctttttgttcaaaacatttttTTTTGTTCAAAACAAATCTACAGTAGAAAGGAAAAATGTACTGTTTGATAGTAGGATTATTTGAACTTTATTATAATCAGGGTGGTGTGTTTGCGGggagacaacaacaacagtggCCGTTGCTGCTTAAAATCCTTTAGAGTATGAAAATTGGAATTTGACATGAATGTGCAACATAGCTTCACCTGGTATTGGTAGTACAATTCATGTTGTTGCTCGTAAACTTTATTCACATTTATGAGACGTATGCAGTTATCCCATGACAGTGACCAGTTATCCCTCAAATATCCGCATCCGTAGCCGTCGCCTTGATACCAGGCACCCCAAATTCATACTCCCTTGGTTTCTTTATACAAAAGTATCTACAACCGCCTTCACATAATTTGACTTTTCAAACATCTGTCAGAGGTTTCGGACAGGCAGATCGCTCACCCCCTTGGTCTCGATGGCATGTCCGCCCAGGAATCAGCTGCCTACGCTAAATTAAAATGGTTCTGCTCTAGTCTTGTGAAGAGGTTGGCCCCACCCCTTCTCAAGGAAGTCAAGCTTCCAACCTTCGGGCGGAGGCTGAACCTTTCACCCCTCGTCGATGCACCCGTGGCAGCAAGAAGCTTTCGGAGCATAAGAGTAACAAGGCCAGCCAGGCGGAGGATGTTCTCATGAGAGCGTTGGGGCTCGTCCCGGATGACTTGGACGTGGACGACACGGTGGTTACCGAGCTGCAGAACATCTTCGACTCCCCTCTTCGGGATCAGCATGTCCGGGTCATCGCGGCACTCTTCGGGAAAGAGGTGCCGCCCATGGATGTTCTGGAGAAGGGCTCGGCCTCGGAGGTGCTTGCGCTTTGAGCGCTTGGCGGGTTCCGGAGTCTGAAGCTTCTTTCTTTATGGATATAAACCCGCAAATACTATGTTGAAACGTGCGCGGGCTGAATTGTCCTGCGAAGAGGGCGGCGGTTAGGGAGTTTGTGCAGGTAGCTAAGGTGAATTTGGTGTGTCTCCAGGAAACTAAATTAGATGTACTGGATCAATTTGTGGTTCTCCAATGTTTAGGTCCATCCTTCGACGGTTTCGATTACTTACCTGCGTCTGAGACTCGTGGCGGGATTTTACTTGCTTGGgatagatcggtgatggatatgGATGCACTAGTGCACGACACCAACTCCCTTAGTGGCATGGTTCATAGCAAGGACGGTACCAATTGGTGGATCACTGTGGTTTACAGGCCGCAAGGAGATGAGCTTATAAATGCGTTTCTTGAGGAGCTTCGGGCCAGGAGGCTAGCTTGCCAAGGGCCATGGATGGTACTTGACGACTTTAACATGATTCTCTGTGCTTCCGAGAAAAGTAATGCCAATCTCAATAGGAGGATGATGCAGCGGTTCAGAGGTTTTGTTGATGCTCACGAGCTCAAAGAGCTTTACATGCACGGAAGGAGTTTTACTTGGTCTAACGAGCGAGATTCACCGACCATGACGAAGATCGATAGAGTGCTGGTTTCTGCCAATTGGGAACTTAGTTTCCCGGACTGCCCGCTCTAGGCCCTTTCGACCAACATCTCGGATCACGCGCCCCTTCACCTTTCCACGAGTGTGCCTTTCTGTTCCAAGAAGCGTTTCCGTTTCGAGCTTTATTGGACAAAGCTGGATGGATTTGAGGAGGCCGTCAGGGTGGCCTGGATCTGTGACGAGGGGATTGTGGACCCATTTAAGCGGTTAGATGCTCTCCTCAGGAACACTGCTACGACCCTTCAGGCCTGGGGCAGCGCAAAACAGGAAACATAAAGATTCAGATGGCGGTGGCTAACTAGGTAATTGTGAGGCTGGATAGAGTTCAGGAAACCAGGTTGCTTTCCCCTGGAGAGTTATGGCTCAGACGCACCCTCAAGCATGCACTGCTAGGCCTCGCATCGCTGGAGCAAACTATCGACAGACAGAGATCGAGGATCCGATGGATCAAGGAGGGGGATGCGAACACCAAGCTCTTTCAAGTTGTGGCAAACGGACGGAGATCGAAGAATTTCATCGCTCATGTCAGGCACAATGGCGTCATATACACTGACCAGGATCGGAAGGAGGAGATCTACACTGAAGCTTATGAAGGGCTTCTTGGACGTGCCCAAGCGAGGGAATCTGGCCTGAACCTTGATTTCCTTGGGATTCCTGCCACTGATCTTCAAGAGCTTGAGCAGATGTTCATGGAGGAAGAAGTCTGGAGCACCATAAAAGAGCTACCCGCGGATCATGCGCCGGGACCGGGCGGATTTATTGGGGCCTTCTACCACCGTGCTTGGCCAATCATCAAGCAGGATATCATGTCCGTGTTGCTCAAGCTGTTCGTTGGGGATAGCAGAGGATTCAACAAGCTCAATCGTGCCCACATCATTCTCATCTCGAAGAAACCGGACGCTCAAGAGGCTGGAGACTTCCGCCCCATCAGTCTGCCCCATAGCATTGCCAAATTGTTCGCCAAGATGCTCGCGATCAGAGCCAGGAAGAGTATGAAGGATATTGTTGCGGCCAATCAGTCCGCCTTCATTCTTGGAAGGAGCTTGCACGATAACTTCCTGCTAGTGCGCCAAGTTGCTAGGAAAATTCATGCTCGTCGTGATCCCGGAGTGTTCCTCAAACTGGATATTTCGCGCGCCTTCGATTCCTTGGCGTGGCCGTTCCTCTTTGATGCCCTTCGCGCAAAAGGATTCGGCAACAAGTGGATTGGTTGGGTGGCTGCGCTACTCAACTAGGCGAGCACCAAGGTCGTGGTGAACGGAGTCCCCGGAAGGAGTTTTGTGCATGCCAAGGGCTTAAGACAGGGAGATCCCATCTCGCCCCTGTTATTCATGA
This region includes:
- the LOC123453094 gene encoding nucleobase-ascorbate transporter 6-like, with translation MAAPPPKQEELQPHAVRDQLPAVSYCLTSPPPWPEAILLGFQHYLVMLGTTVIIPTALVPQMGGGNEEKARVVQTLLFVAGINTLLQSFLGTRLPAVIGGSYTFVAPTISIVLAARYSGIADPHEKFLRTMRGTQGALIVASTLQIIMGFSGLWRIVVRLLSPLSAAPLVALVGFGLYELGFPSVAKCIEIGLPEIILLVALSQYIPHLVPLLGTAFERFAVIMSVAIVWLYAFFLTVGGAYKNAAPKTQFHCRTDRSGLVGGAPWITVPYPFQWGAPTFDAGECFAMMAAAFVALVESTGAFIAVSRYASATPCPPSIMSRGIGWQGVGILLAGLFGTANGCSVSVENAGLLGLTRVGSRRVVQISAGFMLFFSILGKFGAVFASIPGPIIAAIYCLLFAYVGMAGVGFLQFCNLNSFRTKFILGFSLFMGISVPQYFNEYTSVAGFGPVHTHARWFNDMINVVFSSKAFVGGATALLLDSTLHRHDSTARKDRGHHFWDRFRSFKTDPRSEEFYSLPFNLNKFFPSF